One window of the Gottschalkia purinilytica genome contains the following:
- a CDS encoding energy-coupling factor transporter transmembrane component T family protein, translating to MIKNITIGQYFPGDTVIHNLDPRIKIISVFLFIISLFFINSFYPYIFVALFILSVMKLSRVPIRYVLKGLKPLLILISITFAINVFMTKGEILFEIGPLDITKEGLIQATFMALRLILLVIGTTLLTLTTSPISLTDGIEKLLSPFSKIGVPAHELAMMMTIALRFIPTLLEETDKIMKAQMARGADFESGNIIRRAKSLVPLLVPLFISAFRRADDLAMAMEARCYRGGENRTRMKQLKLEKRDYVAMFITLLLLAIIIVYRFI from the coding sequence ATGATTAAAAATATAACTATAGGTCAGTATTTTCCTGGAGATACTGTCATCCACAACTTAGACCCTAGGATAAAGATAATATCAGTATTTCTTTTTATCATCTCTCTTTTTTTTATAAATAGCTTTTATCCATATATATTTGTTGCATTATTTATATTATCTGTTATGAAACTTTCCAGAGTTCCAATAAGATATGTTTTAAAAGGACTTAAACCCCTATTAATACTGATATCTATTACGTTTGCTATAAATGTCTTTATGACAAAAGGAGAAATATTATTTGAGATAGGTCCTTTAGATATTACAAAAGAAGGATTGATACAGGCTACATTTATGGCTTTAAGACTTATACTATTAGTTATAGGGACAACATTACTTACACTTACTACATCACCCATATCATTAACAGATGGCATAGAAAAATTACTTAGTCCATTTTCTAAAATAGGAGTACCTGCGCATGAGCTTGCAATGATGATGACAATAGCGTTAAGATTTATTCCTACATTGTTAGAAGAAACTGATAAGATAATGAAGGCTCAAATGGCGAGAGGTGCAGACTTTGAAAGTGGTAATATAATAAGAAGAGCTAAAAGCTTAGTTCCACTATTAGTACCTTTATTTATAAGTGCTTTCAGACGTGCAGATGATTTGGCAATGGCTATGGAAGCAAGATGCTATAGGGGTGGAGAGAATAGAACTAGAATGAAACAACTAAAACTCGAAAAAAGAGATTATGTGGCTATGTTTATAACACTATTATTATTGGCTATCATAATAGTGTATAGATTTATATAG
- the truA gene encoding tRNA pseudouridine(38-40) synthase TruA → MRNIKLIVEYDGTSYCGWQKQPNQPTIQETIENAIYKITKEDITLIGSGRTDSGVHALGQVANFYTNTSIPDIKIKDALNSVLPQDISIRESIEVLEDFHSRYSAVGKQYKYVIYNNKTRSPILRNYSYHVSYKLNIDNMERGLKYFIGTHDFCSFMSSGSSIEDTVRSIQEAYLNRQEEIIEIYIKGTGFLYNMVRIIVGTLVDIGTGKIHYSEVPKIIESKDRGKAGHTSPAKGLYLREVFY, encoded by the coding sequence ATGAGAAATATTAAACTTATAGTTGAATATGATGGGACTTCATATTGTGGATGGCAAAAACAACCTAATCAACCTACGATACAGGAAACTATAGAAAATGCTATATATAAAATAACCAAAGAAGATATTACTTTAATAGGTTCAGGTAGAACAGATAGTGGAGTTCATGCATTAGGTCAGGTAGCAAATTTCTACACAAATACAAGTATACCAGATATAAAGATAAAAGATGCATTAAATAGTGTATTGCCTCAAGATATATCAATAAGAGAGTCTATAGAGGTATTAGAAGACTTTCATTCAAGGTATAGTGCAGTAGGCAAACAATATAAATATGTTATATACAATAATAAAACTAGAAGCCCTATTCTGAGAAACTATTCTTATCATGTTTCTTATAAGTTGAATATAGATAACATGGAAAGAGGACTTAAATATTTTATAGGGACACATGATTTTTGTTCTTTCATGTCATCAGGAAGTTCAATAGAAGATACAGTAAGGAGCATACAAGAAGCTTATTTAAATAGACAAGAAGAAATTATAGAAATATACATTAAGGGAACTGGATTTTTGTATAATATGGTTAGAATAATAGTTGGAACTCTGGTAGATATAGGAACAGGTAAAATACACTATAGTGAAGTACCTAAAATTATAGAATCTAAAGATAGGGGAAAGGCTGGACATACATCGCCTGCAAAAGGGTTATATTTGCGTGAAGTATTTTATTAA
- the rplM gene encoding 50S ribosomal protein L13: MKSYVAKPQEIERKWYVIDASGKTLGRLASEVAKILRGKHKPIYTPHVDTGDHVIVINTKDIILTGNKINQKVYRYHTGHPGGLKEVPYNKLMDKNPEKALMLAVKGMLPKNSLGRQMLKKLRVYKGAEHNQQAQKPEVYEL, translated from the coding sequence ATGAAAAGCTACGTTGCTAAACCGCAAGAGATTGAAAGAAAATGGTACGTGATCGATGCTAGTGGAAAAACATTAGGAAGACTAGCTAGTGAAGTAGCAAAAATATTAAGAGGAAAGCATAAGCCTATATATACTCCTCATGTTGACACAGGAGATCATGTTATAGTAATAAACACTAAAGATATCATATTAACTGGTAATAAGATAAATCAAAAAGTATATAGATATCATACAGGACATCCAGGAGGACTTAAAGAAGTTCCTTATAATAAGTTAATGGATAAAAATCCTGAGAAAGCTCTTATGTTAGCAGTTAAAGGTATGCTTCCAAAAAATAGTTTAGGAAGACAAATGCTTAAAAAATTAAGAGTATACAAAGGTGCAGAACACAATCAACAAGCACAAAAACCTGAAGTTTATGAATTATAG
- the rpsI gene encoding 30S ribosomal protein S9 codes for MAKVQYYGTGRRKKSVARVRLYPGSGKVTINKRELDDYFNYDTLKVIATEPLVVTENLDKYDVVVTVNGGGFTGQAGAIRHGIARALLKVDEELRPVLKKSGFLTRDPRMKERKKYGLKKARRAPQFSKR; via the coding sequence ATGGCTAAAGTTCAATACTACGGAACAGGTAGAAGAAAGAAGTCTGTGGCTAGAGTAAGATTATACCCTGGTTCAGGTAAAGTAACTATAAATAAAAGAGAATTAGATGATTATTTTAACTATGATACACTAAAAGTTATAGCAACAGAACCACTAGTGGTTACTGAAAACTTAGATAAATATGATGTTGTAGTTACTGTAAATGGTGGTGGATTTACAGGTCAAGCTGGTGCTATAAGACATGGTATAGCAAGAGCGTTACTTAAAGTTGATGAAGAGTTAAGACCTGTATTAAAAAAATCAGGTTTCTTAACAAGAGATCCAAGAATGAAAGAAAGAAAGAAATACGGATTAAAGAAAGCGAGAAGAGCACCACAATTCTCAAAAAGATAG
- the cwlD gene encoding N-acetylmuramoyl-L-alanine amidase CwlD encodes MRVLYIKKKWIALLPIFIIALGYILRINNSVTPTFYLPVTNKVIAIDAGHGGIDPGAAGQLEKKEDDINLEIALKLRKLIEQNGGVVILTRDEDVGLYTDDSKTIREKKNEDLRNRKALVNDSNPDVFLSIHLNSFTQKQYYGAQTFYKKGCESSKKLAELIQEEFKNSLDKDNNRVPQSRDSLYLIREVEKPSVLIECGFLSNSNEEKLLNSEKYQEKIAWSIYIGLIKYFNEIEQK; translated from the coding sequence ATGAGGGTATTGTATATAAAGAAAAAGTGGATTGCTTTACTACCAATATTTATTATAGCGTTAGGATACATTTTAAGAATAAATAATAGTGTTACTCCAACCTTTTATTTACCAGTTACAAATAAGGTTATTGCTATAGATGCAGGTCATGGTGGAATAGATCCTGGAGCTGCGGGACAACTGGAAAAAAAGGAAGATGACATAAATTTAGAGATAGCTTTAAAGCTTAGAAAATTAATTGAACAAAATGGTGGAGTAGTTATATTGACAAGAGATGAGGATGTTGGATTATATACAGATGATTCTAAAACTATTAGAGAGAAAAAAAATGAAGATTTAAGAAATAGAAAAGCACTAGTAAATGATAGCAATCCAGATGTTTTTCTTTCCATACATTTAAATAGTTTTACACAAAAGCAGTATTATGGAGCACAGACTTTTTATAAAAAAGGATGTGAGAGTAGTAAAAAATTAGCAGAATTAATACAGGAAGAATTTAAAAATTCTTTAGACAAAGATAATAATAGGGTACCTCAGAGTAGAGATAGCTTATATTTAATAAGAGAAGTCGAGAAGCCTTCAGTTCTAATAGAATGCGGATTTTTATCTAATTCAAATGAAGAAAAGCTATTGAATAGTGAAAAGTATCAAGAGAAAATAGCTTGGTCCATATATATAGGTTTGATCAAATATTTTAATGAGATAGAACAAAAATAA
- a CDS encoding phosphatase PAP2 family protein has translation MRYNNNSNNRFTKKIFKLSIIGFILSIIFLIVLLILGNKIKNTSAGIYFDEVIISTLHRNISPYMKEFMKVISFLGSAKFYIILCILMIAFFIKRKTYMNIVALLSGVLGSFLLNLILKNYYGRIRPEAYFLVNETGFSFPSAHSMVAISSYGILAYLLMRNRTWNNKKKLLWILTGLLIILIGFSRVYLGVHWPTDIIGGFGAGFIWLYLNIIILERINLKINSH, from the coding sequence TTGAGATATAATAATAATTCTAATAACAGATTTACTAAAAAGATTTTTAAACTTAGCATAATAGGATTCATACTTTCAATTATATTTTTAATTGTACTATTAATATTAGGAAACAAAATCAAAAATACTTCAGCAGGTATTTATTTTGACGAAGTTATAATTTCTACCTTACATAGAAATATATCACCTTATATGAAAGAGTTCATGAAAGTAATAAGTTTTCTAGGCTCAGCTAAATTCTACATCATCCTATGCATATTAATGATAGCATTTTTTATTAAAAGAAAAACATATATGAATATTGTAGCATTATTAAGTGGTGTTTTAGGTAGTTTTCTACTTAATTTAATTCTAAAAAATTACTATGGAAGAATAAGACCAGAAGCTTACTTTTTAGTTAATGAAACAGGATTTAGTTTTCCTAGTGCACATTCTATGGTAGCAATAAGTAGTTATGGAATTTTAGCATATTTGCTAATGAGAAATAGAACTTGGAATAATAAAAAAAAGCTACTATGGATATTAACTGGGCTTTTAATAATATTAATAGGATTTAGTAGAGTTTATCTAGGAGTACATTGGCCTACAGATATCATAGGTGGATTTGGTGCGGGGTTTATATGGCTATATTTAAATATTATTATTTTAGAAAGAATAAACTTAAAAATAAATTCTCACTAA
- a CDS encoding AI-2E family transporter: MSISEKKFNYLKFFIFLLLSLILFEQITSSGFSKSISKVFSPFLYGFLIAYFLNPLIVYLEKTFNIKKVFSIFIVYTISLSIILLILTKLTPKIIISIKTLIDDLPSYLNNIVNILEEKLISNGTNLPDSIKYIANNIIDKISEISSSVVSFDNYDFTKIIDITSVVTSAITNIILGLVISIYMLKDKNIFAVQFKKLLYALFEESQARNIINLSKELSHVFSKFLVGKVIDSLIIGILCFIGLKIINAPYSLFISIIVGVTNVIPYFGPFLGIVASFIITLFYDPIKSIWTLIFVVLLQQFDGLYLGPKILGHHVGLSPFWTITTILVSGGIFGVMGMLLAVPVVSVIKVALSKFINSRLKSKNIQIK, encoded by the coding sequence TTGAGTATATCGGAAAAAAAGTTTAATTATTTAAAATTCTTCATATTTCTATTATTATCACTTATTTTATTTGAACAAATTACAAGTTCTGGCTTTTCAAAGTCAATATCTAAAGTATTTAGTCCGTTTTTATATGGATTTTTAATAGCATATTTTTTGAATCCTTTAATTGTTTACTTAGAAAAAACTTTTAATATAAAAAAAGTGTTCAGTATTTTTATAGTTTATACCATATCATTATCTATTATTTTATTAATACTTACTAAATTAACGCCTAAAATAATTATAAGTATCAAAACCCTGATAGATGATCTACCTAGTTATTTAAATAATATAGTAAATATTTTAGAAGAAAAACTAATAAGCAATGGTACTAATCTACCTGACTCTATAAAATATATAGCTAATAATATTATAGATAAAATAAGTGAAATTAGTAGTAGCGTAGTTTCTTTTGATAATTACGATTTTACTAAAATTATAGATATTACATCTGTAGTAACTTCTGCTATTACAAATATAATTTTAGGTCTTGTAATTTCTATATACATGCTTAAAGATAAAAATATATTTGCAGTTCAGTTTAAAAAGTTACTTTATGCACTATTTGAAGAATCACAAGCACGTAATATCATAAATCTCTCTAAAGAGTTAAGTCATGTTTTCTCTAAGTTTTTAGTTGGAAAAGTAATTGACTCTTTAATTATAGGTATATTATGTTTTATCGGATTGAAAATTATAAATGCTCCATATTCTTTATTTATAAGCATTATTGTAGGTGTAACTAATGTAATACCTTATTTTGGTCCTTTTTTAGGCATTGTAGCTTCTTTTATAATAACATTATTCTATGATCCTATAAAATCTATATGGACCTTAATATTTGTAGTACTTTTACAGCAGTTTGATGGTCTATACTTAGGTCCTAAAATACTAGGTCATCATGTTGGTCTATCTCCATTTTGGACTATAACCACTATATTAGTGTCTGGCGGAATATTTGGTGTTATGGGAATGCTTTTAGCTGTTCCTGTGGTATCTGTAATAAAAGTAGCCTTAAGTAAGTTTATCAATAGTAGACTTAAATCAAAGAATATACAAATAAAATAA
- a CDS encoding C40 family peptidase has protein sequence MSEDLKIKIKQVLNKFRRVRFVHNGRSLKEGVDCLGFLILFYKEFGIDIPSDDGKYIEKDWYLNNPERYIKAIRKLGYKEVGIDDLKPLDLAYFVVNHDVITHSGVIIDNNLFAHMSPKSGLLISKLERHWKKRFRGAVRIIES, from the coding sequence ATGTCTGAAGATCTAAAAATAAAGATAAAACAAGTCTTAAATAAATTTAGAAGAGTAAGATTTGTTCATAATGGACGTTCTTTAAAAGAAGGCGTTGATTGTCTAGGATTCCTTATTCTTTTTTACAAAGAATTCGGGATAGATATTCCTAGTGATGATGGTAAATATATAGAAAAAGATTGGTATTTAAATAATCCGGAAAGATATATAAAAGCTATAAGAAAATTGGGCTATAAAGAAGTTGGTATAGATGATCTTAAACCTCTTGATTTAGCATATTTTGTAGTTAATCATGATGTTATAACTCACTCTGGAGTAATAATAGACAATAATTTGTTTGCTCATATGTCTCCTAAAAGTGGATTACTTATAAGCAAATTAGAACGTCATTGGAAAAAAAGATTTAGGGGTGCTGTACGAATCATAGAAAGTTAA